A single Triticum dicoccoides isolate Atlit2015 ecotype Zavitan chromosome 2A, WEW_v2.0, whole genome shotgun sequence DNA region contains:
- the LOC119353196 gene encoding transcription factor bHLH147-like, with protein sequence MAPSSSTSTTAAAAADERDRKRKRGAGGEAGTEAEAERAPKWRSRREHEIYSTRLLDALRLVRAGGGVAPSPARQVRDAADRALAVAARGRSRWSRAILASRRAHRVHRVRLHAPAPSPAPALPHRASPGASSSGSTSAQAPALARKAKALGRLVPGCRKLPFPALLSEASDYIAALEMQVRAMAALAQALSAVSPPP encoded by the coding sequence ATGgcgccctcctcctccacctccaccacggctgcggcggcggcggacgagaggGACCGCAAGCGCAAGCGCGgggccggcggcgaggcggggacggaggcggaggcggagaggGCGCCCAAGTGGCGGTCGCGGCGGGAGCACGAGATCTACTCCACCAGGCTGCTCGACGCGCTGCGCCTCGTGCGCGCCGGGGGCGGCGTAGCCCCGTCGCCGGCGCGCCAGGTGCGCGACGCGGCCGACCGcgcgctcgccgtcgccgcccgcggcCGCTCCCGCTGGAGCCGCGCCATCCTCGCCTCCCGCCGCGCACACCGCGTCCACCGCGTGCGCCTCCACGCCCCGGCACCGTCCCCTGCACCTGCCCTGCCACATCGCGCTTCGCCGGGCGCGTCCTCCTCCGGCTCGACCTCGGCACAGGCACCAGCGCTGGCGAGGAAGGCGAAGGCGCTGGGGCGGCTGGTGCCGGGGTGCAGGAAGCTGCCGTTCCCAGCGCTCCTCTCCGAGGCGTCCGACTACATCGCCGCGCTGGAGATGCAGGTGCGCGCCATGGCCGCGCTCGCGCAGGCCCTCTCCGCCGTCTCCCCGCCGCcgtga
- the LOC119353197 gene encoding nuclear poly(A) polymerase 3-like: MAAYCPLPAMAPELPVWTHAAPAPPEPEPLXXXXXXXPPPPPLPAGRRLLPWPVPHRPPPDFFFEMDYRRTHSLVQFLADEGAIPTPEEEETREQVIRELKKIVTDWAKAVACEERVPPRRVTATVLTYGSYTLGAHGPESDIDALCVGPCIANLPHHFFAVLRQILKCRPEVSGLQTVENAKVPLMRFRFSGISVDLTYAQLPVLDAVQAINTSSPQYLRKLDSRSWKSLSGVRVNEQIVQLVPDQEKFQVLLRCIKLWARRRGLHCHLLGFFAGIHLAILAAYVCQRFPNATANGLFTMFFEIFAHWPWHIPVDLHGQQTNCTRSDGCLMPIVMPCSPPELCASNMTEGTFRKIREELMRGYVLTKDLGSHDFEWAWIFEPFPYSTTYEQFLRIALCAPTSEELHDWTGWVKSRFPYLILKLEDNGIECDPNSSQEVDHTVIKPNIVYHWGLIPQSDTLLDSSSLKEDFMKYVINDVYGKVKCTNSELTLSIVGASELPKSMYNDSFYSRHLHQYGVGYQAADDCWSTIG; the protein is encoded by the exons ATGGCCGCCTACTGCCCGCTGCCGGCGATGGCGCCGGAGCTCCCGGTCTGGACCCACGCCGCCCCGGCGCCCCCCGAGCCCGAACCCCT NNNNNNNNNNNNNNNNNNNNNGCCCCCACCGCCCCCGCTCCCCgcgggccgccgcctcctcccctggCCGGTCCCCCACCGGCCGCCTCCCGACTTCTTCTTCGAGATGGACTACCGCCGGACCCACTCCCTCGTGCAG TTCTTGGCGGACGAGGGGGCCATCCCGACGCCCGAGGAGGAGGAGACGAGGGAGCAGGTCATCCGCGAGCTCAAGAAG ATTGTGACGGATTGGGCCAAGGCGGTGGCCTGTGAGGAGAGGGTTCCCCCGAGGCGGGTGACGGCTACGGTCCTCACCTATGGTTCTTACACGTTAGGG GCTCACGGACCTGAATCTGACATCGATGCGCTATGTGTTGGTCCCTGTATCGCAAACTTGCCG CACCACTTTTTTGCTGTTCTGCGACAAATTCTCAAGTGCAGGCCGGAAGTATCAGGACTGCAGACTGTGGAAAATGCCAAGGTTCCATTGATGCGATTTAGATTCAGTGGGATTTCTGTTGATCTGACATATGCCCAGCTCCCAGTCCTTGATGCAGTTCAG GCTATAAATACATCTAGTCCTCAGTATCTTCGGAAACTTGATTCACGGAGTTGGAAGAGTTTGTCTGGAGTTCGTGTTAATGAGCAGATTGTGCAGCTAGTGCCGGATCAAGAG AAGTTCCAAGTTCTGTTGCGATGCATAAAACTATGGGCTAGGAGGCGGGGACTTCATTGCCAT TTGCTTGGTTTCTTTGCTGGGATTCATTTGGCGATTCTTGCAGCATATGTTTGTCAGAGATTTCCAAATGCCACTGCCAATGGTCTGTTCACCATGTTCTTTGAGATATTTGCTCACTGGCCTTGGCATATTCCAGTAGATCTGCATGGTCAGCAAACTAACTGCACGCGCTCAGATGGGTGTTTAATGCCCATAGTGATGCCTTGTTCTCCGCCGGAGCTCTGTGCGTCTAATATGACGGAAGGTACCTTCAGGAAGATCAGAGAGGAGCTTATGCGTGGTTATGTTTTGACCAAG GACCTAGGGAGCCATGATTTTGAGTGGGCATGGATTTTTGAACCCTTCCCATATTCGACAACATATGAACAATTTCTTCGCATTGCTCTATGTGCTCCAACTTCTGAAGAACTGCATGATTGGACTGGATGGGTTAAATCCCGCTTCCCTTACCTTATTCTCAAG CTGGAAGATAACGGCATTGAGTGTGACCCCAATTCATCACAGGAAGTTGATCATACAGTCATCAAACCCAACATTGTATATCACTGGGGCCTCATCCCTCAATCAGATACTCTTCTTGATTCTAGCTCTCTGAAGGAAGATTTCATGAAATATGTCATCAATGATGTCTATGGAAAGGTGAAATGTACAAACTCAGAGCTGACGTTGTCCATCGTTGGCGCATCAGAGCTGCCAAAAAGCATGTACAATGACTCATTTTACTCTCGGCACCTGCACCAGTATGGGGTGGGCTACCAGGCAGCAGATGACTGTTGGAGTACAATTGGCTAG